The nucleotide window TTAATAAATATGGAACAAGAGATTATAGAGGTGGAGGAAGAAGTAGTGCTAGAGAAACAGCTGCTAGAGTAGCTGCTGGTGCTATTGCAAAACTTTTATTAAAAGAGTTAAATATAGATATCAAAAGTGGAATTTGTGAAATAGATGGTATTCAAGCTTCAACTTTTGATTTTGAAAATGTTTCTAATTCTGAAATATTTGCCTTAGATAAAAATGTTGAAGAAGCACAAAAAAATGCTATTTTAGAAGCTAAAAATTCACATAATAGTGTTGGAGGAGTTGCACTTATAAATGTATCAAATGCTCCTATTGGTCTTGGTGAACCACTTTATTTTAAGCTTGATTCTCAAATAGCAAATGCAATGATGGGAATAAATGCTGTAAAAGCTGTTGAAATTGGAGATGGAGCATTATCTTCAAGAGTAAAAGGTTATGATAATAATGACCAAATACGAAAATCTGGATTTAAAACAAATCATAGTGGTGGAATTCTTGGTGGTATTTCAAATGGTGATGATATAAATGTAAAAGTTTATTTCAAAGCAACTCCATCAATTTTTATAGAACAAGAAACTATTGATATAAATAATAATGAAGTAGAATGCAAACTAAAAGGAAGGCATGACCCTTGTGTTGCTGTACGTGGAAGTGTTGTTGCTGAGTCAATGATGGCTTTAGTTCTTGCTGATATGGTATTACTTAATATGTCATCAAAAATGGAAAATGTTAAAAAAGTCTATAATAACTAATTTTTCTTTTTTGCTTATTCTTTCTTTTGATTTATTAGCAAATGATGCAAATAAATTTGTTCAAGCTTATCCAGATTATATAAAAGAGTATTCAAACAATTATTTAATCTGGAATGATAATGAAAAAATGATTTTTGATGACAAAATTGAAAATAAAACTTTTAAAGAAACACTAAAAAATGCTTCATTAAAAAATCAACTAGATATTCCATATATAAAAGTTTCAGAAAATAAAAACTACATTCCATCTAAAAATGAAGATTCTGGAAGAATAAGACATGAACCATTCTTTAAAAAAATGTACGGACATAATGAAAAAGAAGTAAAACAAAATCTTGTAAAAATTGTATGGCTTCCTAATAGTGCAAAAAAAAATATTTGGGTTAGTAAAATAAATAATATAGATAAAAAATTAGAAGCTATTTCAAATGAAATTGAAAAACTTCCCAAAAATATTAAAATTTTTGCACAGCATCCAAGTGGAGTATTTAATTGGAGAAAAATAAGTAATACAAATAGACTGAGTGTTCACAGTTTTGGTATTGCAATTGATTTAAATGTAAAAGATTCGCATTATTGGTTATGGGACAAAGAAAAAGATAATTTTACTTACAAAAATAAAATTCCTTTACAGATAGTAGAAATTTTTGAAAAATATGGATTTATTTGGGGAGGTAGATGGTATCACTATGATACTATGCATTTTGAATATCGTCCTGAACTTCTCAATTAAAGAAGCATTTAACTTTTTTTAAATATAATACAAATATAAAGCAACTCTTTGGTCAAGGGTTGCTTTTTTTATTTATCTTCTTTTTAATTCAGCTTTTAACTCTTCAAGTCTTGCTATTCTATCTTCAGTTGTTGGATGTGTTCTAAATAAATTTGCAATATTTGATTTTAATCCTGAAAATGGATTTATAATAAACATATGAGCTGTTTGCTCTGTTGCATTATGAATTTGATGTCCACTTCTTGCATAATTCTCAAGTTTTGATAAAGCACTTTGTAAACCAGCTGGGTTTCCTGTAAGTCTAGCAGCTCCTTCATCAGCCATAAATTCCCTACTTCTACTAACTGTCATTTGAATAATTGAAGCAGCAATAGGAAGTAAAATAGCCATAGCTATCATCATAATGGGATTTGAATTTTGTCTATCACTATTATTTCCAAACATTGCACCAAATTGCATCATATTTGCAATCATTGCAATGGCTCCTGAAAAAACAGCTGCAATTGTACCAATTAAAATATCATAATGTTTTATATGAGATAACTCGTGTGCAATAACACCTTCAAGTTCTTCTTCATTTAACATCTCATATAATCCCATTGTAACAGCAACAGCTGCGTGCTCATAATTTCTTCCTGTTGCAAATGCATTTGGTGTATGATCAGGTATCAAATATACCTTTGGCATAGGGAGTCCAGCTTTTTGTGTTAATTTTTGTGTAATTCTATAAACTGGATGCCGAACATCATCTAAAGGTGTAGCATCATAATGTTTTAACACTTGTTGATCTGAATAGTAATAAGCATAAAAATTCATACCACCAGCAATCAAAAATGCTATTAAC belongs to Arcobacter defluvii and includes:
- the aroC gene encoding chorismate synthase, which encodes MNTFGHRFRFTTFGESHGKALGCIVDGVPAGIKIDEEFIQSEMNRRKPGQNKFATARKEGDVVEILSGVFEGITTGTPISMVIFNENQKSSDYSNVKDLFRPGHADFTYFNKYGTRDYRGGGRSSARETAARVAAGAIAKLLLKELNIDIKSGICEIDGIQASTFDFENVSNSEIFALDKNVEEAQKNAILEAKNSHNSVGGVALINVSNAPIGLGEPLYFKLDSQIANAMMGINAVKAVEIGDGALSSRVKGYDNNDQIRKSGFKTNHSGGILGGISNGDDINVKVYFKATPSIFIEQETIDINNNEVECKLKGRHDPCVAVRGSVVAESMMALVLADMVLLNMSSKMENVKKVYNN
- a CDS encoding M15 family metallopeptidase, whose protein sequence is MLKKSIITNFSFLLILSFDLLANDANKFVQAYPDYIKEYSNNYLIWNDNEKMIFDDKIENKTFKETLKNASLKNQLDIPYIKVSENKNYIPSKNEDSGRIRHEPFFKKMYGHNEKEVKQNLVKIVWLPNSAKKNIWVSKINNIDKKLEAISNEIEKLPKNIKIFAQHPSGVFNWRKISNTNRLSVHSFGIAIDLNVKDSHYWLWDKEKDNFTYKNKIPLQIVEIFEKYGFIWGGRWYHYDTMHFEYRPELLN
- the htpX gene encoding zinc metalloprotease HtpX, giving the protein MEQIKTVFLLTFLTVLFVFIGYSFGGTNGMLIAFLIAGGMNFYAYYYSDQQVLKHYDATPLDDVRHPVYRITQKLTQKAGLPMPKVYLIPDHTPNAFATGRNYEHAAVAVTMGLYEMLNEEELEGVIAHELSHIKHYDILIGTIAAVFSGAIAMIANMMQFGAMFGNNSDRQNSNPIMMIAMAILLPIAASIIQMTVSRSREFMADEGAARLTGNPAGLQSALSKLENYARSGHQIHNATEQTAHMFIINPFSGLKSNIANLFRTHPTTEDRIARLEELKAELKRR